The sequence below is a genomic window from Prunus persica cultivar Lovell unplaced genomic scaffold, Prunus_persica_NCBIv2 scaffold_12, whole genome shotgun sequence.
GGTGTGTGCCATTTGCAACATACCAGGTCATCCTACTTATCAATGCACGGCTAGTGAGGCTTATCCCGAATTCGTTCAAGAGCAAGTGAATCTCATGAATTCTTACAATCAGAGGCCGAGGAATGACCCGTTCTCTAATACAGATAACCCTGGTTGGAGAGATCATCCCAATCTCTCATGGAAGAATAacaatcaatttcaaaatttccaaccAAAGCCTACCACTACGCTTGAAGATACGGTCAAAATGCTAGGCTCAAAACACCGTTCAGTTCCAGCAAACTACCAATAGTACTCTCCAACAACATTCAGTTGCTCTAACCAAAATGGAGACACAATTAGGTCAGATTGCTGATGCTTTGAGTCAAAGAGAACCCGGAAAATTTCCAAGCCAACCGGTGACACTTCAAAGGAACCAAGAGCAAACCAAAGCGGTCATAACACTTAGAAGTGGTAAGGTTATTAATAATGGAGTTGGCAATGAAGTTACTAATGAATCTGATCATGTGAACGCAGGTCCCACTCaagaagagaatgagaaaCTGAATGACGATCCAAGCAATGCCACTTCTTCGTTTGAAGCTCCAAATTTTCACAAGGCTGAAAAACCTCACTCTCCACCCATTCCATTTCCTGGAAGACTTGCCAAAAGCAAGCAGGATAAGtcatttaaagaaatttttgatATATTAAGTAAAGTGAATGTTAATTTACCTTTGCTTGATGTCATTAGGAATATGCCAGAGTACGGGAAATTTTTCAAGGAGCTAAACACTTATAAGAGGAAGTATGGACCTAATGAGAAGGTGATGGTGTCTGAAAATGTGAGTGCTGTGCTTCAAAGAAAGCTCCCACCAAAACTCAAGGATCTGGGTAGTTTTTCGATCAATATCACCATTGGAGACAAGCTAGTTGAAAAGGCTATGCTTGACTTGGGGGCTAGCATCAATTTAATGCCCTATTCAGTGTATCTTCAATTAGGTTTGGGGGGTTTGAAGGCAACAACTATTTCATTGCAACTTGCTGATCGATCAGTGAAATATCCAAGAGGTATAGTGGAAGATATCTTAGTTCAAGTTGACAAACTAATTTTGCCTGCTGATTTTGTAGTGTTGGACATGGAAGAGGCTCCTCTACATGATCGTGAGTTACCTATTTTGCTTGGGAGACCCTTTATGGCCACGGCAAAGACGATCATAGATGTGCAAAATGGTCTCCTCACCATGACTGTGCTAGGAGAAACTGTACAATTCAAAGTGTTTGAATCTCTTTCTCACCTTTCTAGTTCAATTGATTGTTGTTCGATTGATGTGCTTGATTAACTTGTTTTCTCTAAGTTTTTGCTGGCACAATCCAATGATCCATTACAATATGTTTTGAGTCAATCTCAAAATGACTTTGATGAAGAAGTGCTCAGGGAGATGGTGGCTACCTTGGAAGCATTAAAACAATATCCCTCCACTTTTTCACCTCTTATAGAGCCATTAGAACCATCTGCCACACATCTGATCGCTTCTATTGTTAAACCTCCAAAACTTGACCTTAAACCACTTCCATCACATCTAAAATATGCTTACCTAGCTGAGTTTGAAACTCTCCCAGTTATAATAGCATCTGACCTCACCCCTTTGGAAGAAGATAAGCTAATTAGGGTGCTAAAAGAGTTCAAATCAGCCATTGGTTGGTCTATTGCAGATATCAAGGGAATAAGCCCTACCATGTGTATGCATCGAATTTTATTGGAGGAGGGAGCGAAACCAACTCGTGAACCACAAAGAAGGCTCAATCCACACATGAAGGAAGTAGTGAGAGCTGAAGTGCTGAAGTTGCTAGATGTGGGTCAGCGCTGTTCACGTAGTGCCTAAGAGGATTGGAATCACAGTGGTAAAAAATGAGCATAAAGAGCTTGTTCAAACGAGACCTGCAGCTGGTTGGCGTGTTTGCACCGATTACAGGAAGTTGAATTCGGACACTAGAAAAGATTATTTTCCTATGCCTTTTATTGATCAAATGCTTGAGCGATTAGCTGGTCACtcatattattgttttcttgatAGATATTCAGGTTATAATCAAATTGTGATTGCTCCGGAAGATCAAGAGAAGACTACATTCACCTGTCCTTTTGGCACTTTTGCATATAGGAGGATGCCTTTTGGCCTTTGCAATGCCCCAGCAACATTCCAAAGATGTATGCGGGCAATTTTTCAGATATGATTGAGAGATTTATTGAGGTATTCATGgatgatttttctgtttttggttcTTCTTTTGATAATTGTCTTAACCATCTCTCTCTAGTGCTTCAAAGATGTCAGGAAACAAATTTGATTCTCAATTGGGAAAAGTGTCAATTTATGGTGAAACAAGGTGTTGTGTTGGAGCATGTAATATCCAACAAGGGTATTGAAGTTGACAAAGCAAAAATTGACATCATCTCAAATATGGCAGCCCCTGCTTCAGTGAAGGGAGTGAGAAGCTTTCTAGGACATGCTGGTTTTTATTGTCGTTTCATTAAGGATTTTTCCAAGATCACTCATCCATTGTGCAATCTTTTGGCCAAAGATGTTGTATTTCACTTTGATAAAGATTGTATGAATGCATTTAATACCTTGAAACGTGAACTAACCTCTACTCCTATCATTATGGCACCAGATTGGTCTTTGCCTTTTGAGCTAATGTGTGATGCCTCTGACTATGCTATTGGTGCTGTTTTAGGTCAAAGAGTAAATAAGCTGCCACACGTAATCTACTATGCAAGTCGGACGTTAAACGATGCTCAACTCAATTACTCTACAACTGAGAAGGAGTTGCTTGCTGTTGTTTTTGCTTTAGAGAAATTTCGTTCATATCTTGTTGGCTCTAAAGTTATTGTTTACTCTGATCATGCAGCTCTTAGGTTTTTGTTGACCAAGAAAGATGCTAAACCACGTTTGATCAGATGGATACTCTTGTTACAAGAGTTTGACCTAGAAATTCGAGACAAGAAAGGGAGTGAAAATGTTGTTGCTGATCACTTGTCACGTCTTGTTGATGAAAACCATGGAGATGGACAAATTTTGCCTCTCAACGAATCATTCCCGGATGAACAACTCTTTGTCATTCAAGATAAAGAGCCATTGTAATTAGAGATGATTTAACTTTTCAGGAGAGAAAGAAGTTCTTTTCAATGGTGAAAGACTACATATGGGATGAGCCCTATTTGTTCAAGTATTGCCCTAACCAAATCATTCGAAGATGTGTTCCAGAGAGTGAGCAGCAAAGCATACTAACATTCAGTCATGCATTGGCATGCGGAGGTCATTTCAGTGCCAAAAAGACAGCTTTAAAGGTTTTacaatttggtttcttttggcCTACATTGTTTAAAgatgcttttgatttttgctctAAGTGTGATAGGTGTCAGAAAATGGTGAGCATCAGTCGCAGGAACGAAATGCCATTAAACAACATTTTAGTGATAAAGCTGTTTGATGTGTGGGGAATTGACTTCATGGGACCATTCCCATCTTCTTTTGGATACATATACATACTAGTGGCAGTAGATTATGTATCAAAATGGGTTGAGGCAACAGCTACACGAACTAATGATCACAaagttgttttgaattttctcaaaGATATTATTTTCACTAGGTTTGGAACTCCGAGAGCTATCATTAGCGATGGTGGCAGTCACTTCGGCAACAAACCTTTCGAGGCATTGATGAAGAAGTACAACATCACACATAAAGTGGCAACTCCATACCATCCTCAAACCTCTGGACAAGTGGAAATCAGCAATAGAGAAATAAAGAACATCTTGATGAAAACCGTCAGCCCTACAAGGAAGGTTTGGTCACTAAGGTTGAATGATGCACTTTGGGCGTATCGAACAGCGTACAAGACCCCAATTGGAATGAGCCCTTATCGACGGGTGTTTGGAAAGGCATGTCATCTGCCAATGGAGCTCGAGCACCGTGCATATTGGGCCATAaagaagttcaattttgaTCTCAAAGAAGCTGGTACAGTGAGGAAGCTCCAACTCAATGAGTTGGAAGAGCTCAGAAATGAATCATATGAGAATGCAAGGATCTACAAAGAACGAACCAAGCTCTACCATGACAAAGCAATTCTTAGGAAGGAGTTTCAACCAGGTATGAAAGTACTTTTGTATGACTCACATTTGCGACTGTTTCCAGGTAAATTGAAGTCTAGATGGGTTGGACCATTCAAAGTGCTTCAAGTATTTCCCCATGGAGCTATGGAGATAGAAAACATCAAGAATGGCACCCGTTTTAAGGTCAATGGACAGTGTTTGAAGCCTTATTTGGAGAACGTTTCATAGGAGCAGGTTTATGTCTTTATAGATTCTCTCGAGTTTATGGCAACTTAGACACACTACCATGTCTTGCCTAGACATTAAATAAAGCGCTTGCTAGGAGGCAACCTagctgggtttgtgttctttccGTTTATTTGtgttagtttttagtttttattttatttctttccatGCACACTGTGCCAATTTGCATTGCATCCATTccgttcattttttttttaagcatCGAGGACAACGCTTAGTTTAGGTTTGGGGGTGTGGGATTTTCGTTTGTTTTTAGTTCTGGTTAAAGTTTGCTTTTGCTTACTAATGTGAATGTATATGAGGGCTATGGTTTATAATGAGGACTACTGCGATGTCATGAAACAGTTCATAtcatatctcttttttttttttttcaaagctgTTACTCTTGGAATCATGGTGGTTAAAGTATCATGCTCAAATTCTGGAAGAAGAATTGTGGAGACTACCCTAGTGAGTAATTTTGAGCCTATTTACTTCTTTGAGAGGGTCTAAAGTGTTTGTACTCCTATCtttttgcttcaatttcatttcaaatgatctcattatttttgtttgattgaatGCTAAGAATTGTTCACTTTCGCAGATACCATGTGTTTGGTAACATTCATGAATGAACTCATTGAGACGATGTTAGGCTATGCATGTCTTAACCACCAAAAGGCCTAATTTCTTACCTTTATGTGTGTGCCATTACCCCATTTTGAAGCCAATCATTTTtagccattttcttttctcacatTTGCTTCCCCATATCCTTTTATCTCAATATGAGATATTTAGCACATTACAGCTATACCCTATAGTTTGGGGAATACCAAAGTGATGAAGACAAAGATAATTCGAGCTCTACATCAAGAAAGTGGTATGTACCGAGGTATGTGTGCTGGAAttgtagaaaaaaagaaagaaaaaagaaacaaagttttagaaaaagaaaagaaaagaaaaagaatcaaagagGATGTAATTTCTAAATCCTTCCATTATCGCACGGGTCCTGGATGccacaaacaaacaacaaagatCAATTCAAGAGGAGAGCTTGCTGCTTTTACAAGGAAGACACTTTGGTATGTCCCAAGCTTTAGTATTTCCTATCCTTTCTTTCATAGCCTCTGACCTAAGCCTTACATTACAAACCTTGTGAAAGACCTAGCTGATCTTTGAGGATGTATTCATGGGTGCTGCTAAGTATGTGTGCTATCCATATTCTTAGTGTTTGATTCCTTTCATGAGATCTGTCCAGAAATTGtgcttttatttcatatttcatatgtGAGGATTTTGATTCCCTTTTACATAACTTCACTCACATATGTTTGAGGAGAGACCACACCTTAGGATCTAAGTGAAAATTTGAGTGATATCTGTGAGGACTAGAGTTGAGGTGATTTCTATCTTTGGCATTTGAGTATGGTGTCTTTGAAGCCATGGGACATGgagtaattattatttttacactATACTTATGATATGATTCTTTGAAGTGGCAAACTAGTGGTTCAAATGTATGACTAAGCTTCCATTGGTTCTTATTAGTTTGATATAAGTATGCTTTAACCAATTTGCTTGCAAGTATGCAGATGTTTGTGGGAGTCATCACTGTAAACCCTCAGGAGACACAACTCCTCCTACTAAGGACACCTAGGGGTTTAAAGGCTTGTTGCACATGCTCAGTGCAATCGTTTAACCAGCGAAAGTGGGCTAGTTAGATTTTAGTTTCagttttgctcgaggactagcaaaaatcaggtttgggggtatttgaaaactcatatatttatacatatatatatatcatccaTTTCTAGTCtatttgtgatgtttttgagttaCACTTGTTGCGTTTTACCCTATTTTGAGTTAGTATGCAGTTGCATCTACTTTAGGatcaagttgaaggcaaaagaaatgaaaacatgccatttttggagctgacccttattcaaacatggaaacaagtttcgtgacctgctttgaagtccaaataaagaatCCAAGGCAAACCTGGCTTGGTTGAAGACTAAGAGCAGAATGGGAAAGCAATGGGGATTTCTAGCCTAATTTGGAGGTgccaaataaggcaaaaacGTGAAAAACAAAGGCTGATTTGTTAGGATCTCTTTGGAATATCTTGCAGCCCCTTTTACCTCataaaaacttgccttttagccacttttaaaacccctatttattttggacgaaTTTCACAACCCTAGATCTCACTTCttggttattctctcctttcatgcccactaaaaccctagccgtcCATATATTTCCACCATCAGGACTCAGCGCAAGAGGTGGTTCTTggagaagttcaacatcagaattggttcaagggtttcctctcatgaatttattttcactcatgttgtttatttttgctttaatctctttgaacatgatgtgtaactaaattcatagctagggatttcgatgtagccttgcaacattgatccatgtttctaagttaaagtattcagttcatcaatctgtttcttgtttcattcactgaatctattgttcaatttgtttgtcaattttaatatttgatcaccattagagtCGCCTACAAATTATCTAGACAAGGTTATAGTAAACATCATGCTTAATCTTGGTAgacatgtgaatgaatgaaggaatgctatgcaaacatcatgctgtgtattttctttggttctttaacgttttcttgcatgctaatgactcttaacttggaaccaaagttgaacatcccaactaggttgcagattaggagaatttgatcaaaaccacacatcatatggctgatcatatatatgtaaaacgtAACCTGGAAACAGGTTGGTAGTTGAGTacggtttaattttataaacatggaattaGTTTTGCAATGGTGAATTCGAAATCCCTGGTCTCTTCCCTATTCtttctacatcaatatatCATTCACTGCTGCattcttcttgcattttaagttatttttcatttacaacacaaaaactactttcaaattgtcactttcatttttatctaGGGTTCTTTTAAAACTAGTAATTTATAGAGGTCCAATCGGTCCCTGTGGTTCGACACCCTTACTTGTACCACTATACTAACCATATATTGGCACTTGGAAGGAACATAAcagaagtttgttctgaaatggagtggttgatgtattctgtagttctagagattggatttcactcaaaaccaaccagatgactcctcccacaagattatgatgtaaaccaagttttgggctcaatccgatatcgattggtcgaagaaattggactattcatgttcgtacgaagttcgttctctaatggatcGGTTGGAATATTGCGTAGTTTTGGcaaatggatttcactcaaaactcaccaaatgactcctcacacaacactatgatgttccccatgttttggactcaatccgatttcaattggttaatgaaattggaaaattcaggttcgtacggagttcgttttgaaatggacttgttggtgtattacatagttcttgagattggatttcactaaaaactcaccatatgactcttcccaccaaattttgatgttccccaagttttggactcaatccaatatcgattggtgcatgaaatcggacaattctagttcatacgaagttcgttctgaaatggagtggtacagtattgcatagttttagatattggatttcgctcaaaactcttcaaatgactcctcccacaacattatgatgttccccaagttttggactcaatccgatatcgatttgtccatgaaatcatagaatttaggttcgtacgaagttcattctaaaattgagtggtattgcatggtttttggcattggatttcactcaaaactcaccatatgactcctccc
It includes:
- the LOC109946371 gene encoding uncharacterized protein LOC109946371, with the translated sequence METQLGQIADALSQREPGKFPSQPVTLQRNQEQTKAVITLRSGKVINNGVGNEVTNESDHVNAGPTQEENEKLNDDPSNATSSFEAPNFHKAEKPHSPPIPFPGRLAKSKQDKSFKEIFDILSKVNVNLPLLDVIRNMPEYGKFFKELNTYKRKYGPNEKVMVSENVSAVLQRKLPPKLKDLGSFSINITIGDKLVEKAMLDLGASINLMPYSVYLQLGLGGLKATTISLQLADRSVKYPRGIVEDILVQVDKLILPADFVVLDMEEAPLHDRELPILLGRPFMATAKTIIDVQNGLLTMTVLGETVQFKVFESLSHLSSSIDCCSIDVLD